A single region of the Nocardioides aurantiacus genome encodes:
- a CDS encoding enoyl-CoA hydratase/isomerase family protein: MGEFVRLEVADGVATLRLDRPKMNALSVQVQEEIRAAATEATERDDVKAVVVYGGERLFAAGADVKEMADMSHTDMVKRSGALISSLSTVARIPKPVVAAITGYALGGGCELALCADVRFAADDAVLGQPEVLLGIIPGAGGTQRLSRLVGPSKAKDIIFTGRFVKADEALAIGLVDRLLPKEKVYEEAHAWAAQFANAASYALRAAKEAIDRGLEVDLETGLEIERQQFAALFATEDRALGMGSFVENGPGKARFVGR; the protein is encoded by the coding sequence ATGGGTGAGTTCGTGCGGCTCGAGGTGGCCGACGGGGTGGCGACGCTGCGGCTGGACCGGCCGAAGATGAACGCCCTGAGCGTCCAGGTCCAGGAGGAGATCCGGGCCGCGGCGACCGAGGCGACCGAGCGCGACGACGTCAAGGCGGTCGTGGTCTACGGCGGCGAGCGGCTCTTCGCGGCCGGTGCCGACGTCAAGGAGATGGCCGACATGTCGCACACCGACATGGTCAAGCGCTCCGGTGCCCTGATCTCCTCGCTGTCCACGGTGGCCCGCATCCCCAAGCCCGTCGTCGCCGCGATCACCGGCTACGCGCTGGGCGGCGGCTGCGAGCTCGCGCTGTGCGCGGACGTGCGCTTCGCCGCCGACGACGCCGTGCTCGGCCAGCCCGAGGTGCTGCTCGGCATCATCCCGGGCGCCGGCGGCACCCAGCGGCTGAGCCGCCTGGTCGGCCCGAGCAAGGCCAAGGACATCATCTTCACCGGCCGCTTCGTGAAGGCCGACGAGGCGCTGGCGATCGGCCTGGTGGACCGGCTCCTCCCGAAGGAGAAGGTCTACGAGGAGGCCCACGCCTGGGCCGCGCAGTTCGCGAACGCCGCGTCGTACGCCCTGCGTGCGGCCAAGGAGGCGATCGACCGCGGTCTCGAGGTCGACCTCGAGACGGGGCTGGAGATCGAGCGCCAGCAGTTCGCCGCACTCTTCGCCACCGAGGACCGTGCCCTCGGCATGGGGTCGTTCGTTGAGAACGGGCCGGGCAAGGCCCGGTTCGTGGGACGCTGA